The following are encoded together in the Brassica napus cultivar Da-Ae chromosome A9, Da-Ae, whole genome shotgun sequence genome:
- the LOC106366199 gene encoding heavy metal-associated isoprenylated plant protein 7-like: protein MGEEEKKPEAAEDKKMEEKKPEEEKKEGEGKKVEADEKKGEESEKKTQEGEPTKDSKEDSPPAEPEAPAPPPPPQEVILKVYMHCEGCARKVRRCLKGFEGVEDVMTDCKTGKVVVKGEKADPLKVLARVQRKTHRQVVLVSPIPPPSQPAEKKAEEEKPKVEEKKVEPPVVVTVVLKVHMHCEACASEIKKRIMRMKGVESAESDLKGSQVTVKGVFEPQKLVEHIYKRTGKHAAIMKIDPPPPPPPEEAAAAAEADKKEEGKGDKGGGESKGEEGKDEKKEGEGEAAENKNGGGGGEEDGKVVDVRKIENPYYYYYNYQLPRVAVPPMEMPPHAYPPQLFSDENPNSCSIM, encoded by the exons atggGAGAG GAGGAGAAGAAACCAGAAGCAGCAGAGGATAAGAAAATGGAGGAAAAGAAACCAGAGGAAGAGaaaaaagaaggagaaggaaaGAAAGTGGAGGCTGATGAGAAAAAAGGAGAAGAATCTGAGAAGAAAACTCAAGAAGGAGAACCTACTAAAGATTCCAAAGAAGATTCACCTCCGGCGGAGCCTGAGGCTCCAGCACCGCCTCCTCCACCGCAAGAAGTTATCCTTAAAGTCTACATGCACTGTGAAGGCTGTGCTAGAAAAGTCCGCCGTTGCCTCAAAGGCTTCGAAG GAGTGGAAGATGTCATGACTGATTGTAAAACGGGGAAAGTGGTGGTGAAGGGAGAGAAAGCTGATCCATTGAAAGTATTAGCCAGAGTTCAAAGAAAGACCCACCGTCAAGTTGTGCTTGTTTCTCCAATTCCTCCACCGTCGCAGCCGGCGGAGAAGAAAGCAGAGGAGGAGAAACCCAAAGTGGAAGAGAAAAAAGTGGAG CCTCCCGTAGTGGTTACGGTGGTCCTCAAGGTTCACATGCACTGCGAAGCTTGTGCATCGGAGATCAAGAAACGGATCATGAGAATGAAAG GAGTGGAATCTGCTGAATCAGATTTAAAGGGTTCTCAAGTGACAGTAAAAGGAGTGTTTGAACCGCAAAAGCTCGTTGAACATATTTATAAACGGACTGGAAAACATGCTGCCATTATGAAAATTGACCCACCGCCTCCACCGCCACCTGAGGAAGCAGCTGCGGCAGCTGAAGCCGATAAGAAAGAAGAAGGTAAAGGGGACAAGGGCGGAGGAGAGTCCAAAGGGGAAGAAGGCAAGGACGAAAAGAAAGAAGGGGAAGGCGAAGCAGCTGAAAATAAAAACGGTGGCGGCGGTGGTGAGGAGGATGGAAAAGTTGTGGATGTGAGGAAGATAGAGAATCCTTATTACTACTATTATAATTACCAACTACCGCGTGTGGCGGTTCCGCCTATGGAAATGCCGCCTCATGCTTATCCGCCTCAACTATTCAGCGACGAGAATCCAAACTCATGTTCCataatgtaa
- the LOC106364123 gene encoding uncharacterized protein LOC106364123 isoform X2, producing MEASSSRSSESSDESASKFLSDLPSRGFLSSTVVPSNPGSLRVYVCEHDTSPPEGQLIKTNQQNILIRSLLLKKQKGESSSKGTPEDGPKKRAANKALDERSSAKRPATVSRQGSSSRSGEKDLQSLTVEKLRALLKEKGLPTKGRKDELIARLKSAN from the exons ATGGAGGCGTCATCTTCTCGGTCATCGGAATCTTCAGACGAATCTGCTTCCAAGTTCCTTTCCGACCTTCCTTCCCGCGGTTTCTTGTCTTCAACCGTCGTCCCCTCCAATCCG GGAAGCTTGAGGGTGTACGTATGTGAGCATGACACATCTCCCCCTG AAGGACAGCTTATCAAGACAAACCAGCAAAACATACTAATCAGATCCCTCTTGTTGAAGAAGCAAAAAGGCGAATCTAGTTCTAAAGGAACTCCTGAAGATGGTCCTAAAAAGAG GGCTGCGAATAAGGCTCTGGACGAGAGGAGCTCAGCTAAAAGGCCTGCTACTGTATCTAGACAAG GATCAAGCAGTCGTTCAGGAGAGAAAGACTTGCAGTCTTTGACTGTGGAGAAGCTCCGTGCCCTTCTCAAGGAGAAAGGTCTTCCAACAAAAGGAAGAAAG GATGAGCTCATTGCACGTCTGAAGAGTGCCAACTGA
- the LOC106366198 gene encoding gamma carbonic anhydrase-like 1, mitochondrial, with protein MATSIARFSRRGVASTLIRRCFAAEAALAARTEPPKPKLTVSPSPDRVKWDYRGQRQIIPLGQWLPKVAVDAYVAPNVVLAGQVTVWDGSSVWNGAVLRGDLNKITLGFCSNVQERCVVHAAWSSPTGLPAETLIDRYVTVGAYSLLRSCTIEPECIIGQHSILMEGSLVETRSILEAGSVVPPGRRIPSGELWGGNPARFIRTLTNEETLEIPKLAVAINHLSGDYFSEFLPYSTVYLSHLESLFRVS; from the exons ATGGCGACTTCAATAGCTCGATTCTCTCGGAGAGGAGTAGCTTCCACCCTGATCCGTCGCTGCTTCGCTGCGGAAGCGGCACTCGCGGCGCGTACGGAGCCACCGAAGCCTAAACTAACGGTGTCGCCGTCTCCGGATCGCGTGAAGTGGGACTACAGGGGACAGAGACAGATCATTCCCTTGGGACAGTGGCTCCCCAAGGTAGCCGTTGACGCCTACGTGGCACCCAACGTCGTGTTGGCAGGCCAGGTCACGGTCTGGGACGGCTCCTCCGTCTGGAACGGCGCCGTTTTGCGCGGCGATCTCAACAAAATCACGCTCGGGTTCTGCTCGAATGTTCAGGAACGGTGCGTTGTTCATGCCGCGTGGTCCTCCCCAacag GATTACCAGCAGAGACATTGATCGACAGGTACGTGACAGTGGGTGCATACAGTCTTCTGAGATCATGTACCATCGAACCAGAGTGCATCATCGGGCAACATTCAATACTAATGGAAGGTTCGCTGGTTGAGACCCGCTCAATCCTGGAAGCTGGTTCGGTTGTGCCACCAGGAAGAAGAATCCCATCAGGTGAACTATGGGGAGGCAATCCAGCAAGGTTTATTAGAACGCTAACTAACGAAGAAACCTTAGAGATCCCGAAACTCGCTGTAGCTATCAACCATTTAAGCGGAGATTACTTCTCTGAGTTCTTGCCTTACTCCACTGTCTACTTAAGTCACCTGGAATCACTGTTTAGAGTCTCCTAG
- the LOC106366201 gene encoding recQ-mediated genome instability protein 1-like, translating into MPRRRLRLQHYSSDDDEEEGEDEIGASGIGDSAQSIGRAPSIQPESSSASNLNPNPVEPEVEIIDVSGNPTPSPPDSSIPVDPSEAEVENGYDSPMAEALSRMGIKLKTEWWVTCLSGLEVSVPQFSRLEVAAKAKHCFEQFLFCDMNLCGGGVLPRNVASMVLEELPGPFVLQVDEIVNIGCALKGRYENANAGLKRCLKLSMTDGVQRVFGMEYRPVKDLQVLAPAGLKIVVSSVQVRHGLLMLVPETIQVLGGMVEELEEARKRLVIEVNKPPRGIRTRNRDVASLATRASLAAWSLNDNDTGNQVNSSTSGDASHVQANGQGNSVNVTRTHISPRTMSNPPASTNVEATVSRVEHMQIDTAATHGERTFSGLHSTSSNIHMTASTPRTSCSGTRPFYNSGCENTLDQQTSNVTSFVEEMHIDNGSERDTTSPVYGSGSGAVADDEVRNMVVDLETPSVMSTNPETPFTYLAEMSQNWAVMKDTMPFVQGRIKCFLTGVKRFQFKQQSTFELICYVDDGSLICEILLHNDVVQRRIGHSSMEVTAALSSSAPTKENAMMKEKLKGFQLFLADFEGMMVVEMNRTSQYPVAIEMNQGCSSTDARLLFERIKSSGIAPPVVVLSP; encoded by the exons ATGCCTAGACGACGGCTGAGACTCCAGCACTACTCCTCcgacgacgacgaagaagaaggagaagatgaaattgGAGCAAGCGGAATCGGCGATTCTGCTCAGAGCATTGGTCGTGCTCCTTCTATTCAACCGGAAAGCTCATCAGCGTCTAATTTAAACCCTAACCCCGTCGAGCCGGAAGTTGAGATTATCGACGTATCCGGTAATCCCACTCCCTCGCCGCCGGATTCCAGTATTCCGGTCGATCCGTCGGAGGCAGAAGTCGAGAACGGCTACGACTCGCCGATGGCTGAGGCTCTCTCTCGAATGGGGATTAAGCTCAAGACGGAGTGGTGGGTCACTTGTCTTTCTGGGCTCGAAGTCTCCGTTCCGCAGTTCTCTCGCCTCGAAGTTGCGGCGAAAGCTAAGCATTGCTTCGAGCAGTTTCTGTTTTGCGATATGAATCTATGCGGAGGTGGGGTGCTTCCTCGGAACGTTGCGTCTATGGTTCTTGAAGAACTCCCTGGTCCGTTTGTTCTTCAG GTTGATGAGATTGTTAACATTGGGTGTGCCCTCAAAGGGAGGTATGAGAACGCTAATGCAGGGCTTAAGAGGTGTTTGAAGCTGTCTATGACTGATGGTGTTCAACGTGTTTTTGGTATGGAGTACAGACCTGTTAAAGATCTGCAAGTCTTGGCTCCTGCTGGTTTAAAG ATTGTTGTGTCTAGCGTACAAGTTAGACATGGGCTTTTAATGCTAGTACCTGAGACTATACAAGTTTTAGGAGGGATGGTTGAAGAACTGGAAGAAGCACGAAAGCGTCTGGTTATTGAAGTGAACAAACCTCCAAGAGGAATAAG AACAAGGAACCGAGATGTTGCTTCGTTGGCAACCAGAGCAAGTCTAGCTGCGTGGTCGCTAAATGACAATGATACTGGTAACCAAGTAAACAGTTCTACCTCGGGAGATGCTAGTCACGTTCAGGCCAATGGCCAAG GCAATTCTGTGAATGTAACGAGAACTCATATCAGTCCACGGACAATGAGTAATCCTCCTGCTTCCACCAATGTGGAAGCTACTGTTTCGAGGGTTGAACATATGCAGATTGATACTGCTGCTACCCACGGGGAAAGAACGTTCTCTGGTTTGCACTCGACTTCTAGTAACATTCACATGACAGCTTCCACACCTCGTACTAGCTGTAGTGGTACAAGACCCTTTTACAACAGCGGTTGCGAAAATACCTTGGATCAACAAACATCTAACGTGACTTCATTCGTCGAAGAAATGCATATCGACAATGGTAGTGAAAGGGATACAACGAGTCCGGTATATGGTTCAGGTTCAGGCGCTGTAGCTGATGATGAAGTCCGTAATATGGTTGTCGATTTGGAAACCCCCTCTGTGATGTCTACAAATCCGGAGACACCTTTCACTTACTTGGCCGAGATGTCTCAGAATTGGGCAGTAATGAAAGATACCATGCCTTTTGTTCAAGGAAGGATTAAG TGCTTTCTAACTGGAGTGAAGAGATTCCAGTTCAAGCAACAGTCTACTTTTGAGCTTATATGCTACGTCGATGATGGTAGTCTCATCTGTGAGATCTTGCTCCATAATGAC GTTGTACAAAGAAGGATAGGTCATTCATCCATGGAGGTCACAGCTGCACTCTCCTCTTCAGCACCAACAAAAGAAAATGCCATGATGAAGGAGAAACTAAAAGGCTTCCAGTTGTTTCTAGCTGACTTTGAG GGAATGATGGTGGTAGAAATGAACAGAACGTCGCAATATCCAGTAGCTATTGAGATGAATCAGGGATGTTCATCAACCGATGCTCGGTTACTATTTGAAAGAATCAAATCTTCTGGCATAGCTCCTCCAGTTGTTGTTTTATCCCCTTGA
- the LOC106366196 gene encoding CBS domain-containing protein CBSCBSPB1-like, whose translation MASQGGSSRRSLSVTTSSLHGKKKSMELGERGLDTGRRSLTVSRSPLGLTGGERTVKRLRLSKAITVPATTSIYDACKNMASRKVDALLLTDSNEMLCGILTDRDIATRVISQEVNVEETPVSKVMTRNPLFVLSETLAVDALQKMVLGKFRHLPVVENGEVIALLDIAKCLYDAIARMERAAEKGKAIAAAVEGVERSWGTNTSVHNTFIETLRDRMFRPSLSTIIPDDSKVLKVSPADTVLTVAKKMVELQSSCAVVMIEDKLGGIFTSKDILMRVVAENLPPSETTMEQVMTQNPESTSVDTPIVEALHIMHEGKFLHLPVTDKEGDVVAVVDVIHVTHAAVATAGTTAGIGNEATNTMMQKFWDSAMALSPNEEDEDTRSESSLKVASEAETGKSLPLPNTFSFKIEDKKHRMHRFISDTRSLTEVVTAILQRLGDDIDPDHNIPQIFYEDEDHDKVLLASDSDLQAAIDHAKSIGWKSLRLHLDDSRKGKGRRRRAIVSAEAMEYVERDGWGATYSGVAAGAALVAGLGFMAYLKRAGQ comes from the exons ATGGCTAGCCAAGGCGGGTCTTCAAGACGGAGCTTATCCGTAACGACTTCGTCTTTGCACGGGAAGAAGAAATCCATGGAACTCGGCGAACGAGGCCTCGACACTGGCCGGAGATCTCTAACCGTTTCGCGTTCTCCGTT GGGTTTAACGGGAGGAGAGCGAACTGTTAAGCGTTTAAGGCTATCGAAAGCCATTACAGTTCCAGCAACGACTAGTATCTATGATGCTTGTAAAAACATGGCTTCGCGGAAAGTTGATGCCTTGTTGTTGACTGATTCTAATGAAATGCTTTGTGGGATTCTTACTGACAGG GACATAGCCACAAGGGTGATATCGCAGGAAGTTAATGTGGAGGAAACACCTGTGTCCAAGGTTATGACTAGGAACCCGTTGTTTGTTCTTTCTGAGACACTTGCTGTTGATGCTCTTCAGAAGATGGTCCTAG GAAAATTCAGACATCTGCCTGTTGTTGAAAATGGAGAAGTGATTGCTCTGCTAGATATAGCAAAGTGTCTGTATGATGCGATTGCTCGTATGGAGAGGGCAGCTGAGAAAGGTAAGGCTATAGCTGCTGCTGTAGAAGGTGTTGAAAGAAGTTGGGGAACAAACACTTCAG TTCACAACACTTTCATTGAAACGCTACGAGACCGGATGTTTAGACCTTCTTTATCAACAATTATACCGGATGATTCAAA GGTTTTGAAAGTCTCACCAGCCGATACAGTGTTAACTGTAGCAAAGAAGATGGTTGAACTTCAATCAAGCTGTGCAGTCGTGATGATCGAGGACAAGCTTGGAGGGATATTTAC TTCCAAGGATATACTGATGAGGGTTGTGGCTGAAAATCTTCCTCCATCTGAGACCACAATGGAACAA GTTATGACTCAGAATCCAGAATCTACGTCAGTTGACACACCAATCGTTGAAGCACTGCACATCATGCACGAGGGGAAATTTCTACACCTTCCTGTTACGGACAAAG AAGGAGATGTAGTTGCAGTTGTTGATGTAATCCATGTAACTCACGCTGCTGTCGCCACA GCTGGAACTACTGCGGGAATAGGTAACGAGGCGACAAACACAATGATGCAAAAGTTTTGGGATTCAGCAATGGCATTGTCTCCTAATGAGGAAGACGAGGACACGAGAAG TGAAAGCTCTTTGAAAGTTGCTTCTGAAGCTGAGACAGGAAAATCCTTACCTTTGCCAAATACATTTTCTTTCAAGATCGAAGACAAGAAGCACAGAATGCACAGATTCATAAGTG ACACTCGTAGTTTGACAGAAGTGGTAACCGCTATACTTCAAAGACTAGGGGATGATATCGATCCAGACCACAACATACCCCAAATTTTT TATGAAGACGAAGACCACGATAAAGTGTTGTTGGCTTCAGATAGTGACCTTCAAGCAGCCATAGACCATGCAAAATCAATCGGCTGGAAG AGTCTGAGATTACATTTAGATGATTCAAGAAAAGGCaaaggacgaagaagaagagcgaTAGTGTCAGCAGAAGCAATGGAGTATGTTGAGAGAGACGGTTGGGGTGCTACTTACAGTGGAGTAGCGGCTGGTGCAGCATtagtagctggtcttggttttaTGGCTTATCTCAAGAGAGCCGGACAGTGA
- the LOC106366202 gene encoding DEK domain-containing chromatin-associated protein 2-like, which produces MATETLDEKTLGAGSPAKEELGVGDASKVEEVADPPRNDDAEKKEEAESKEGELEDKEDVKDEEEEGEGSGSKKEAVTPSSDRPTRERKQVERFSSSGPVRVTPSKSVSIEKGRGTPLKEIPNVAHNLSKRKADDNLMLLHTILYGKKAKAQMVKKNIGQFSGFAWSEKEEEKQRARLKEKLDKCIKEKLIFFCDVLDIPVNRSNIKKEELAVKVLEFLESPKATRDVILADREKQAKKRKSTQRKGKSGESSETPAKRKRQTKKRDQPEAEEGKDEGDSDSEGTKDANEDDDSAREEEESDHEKAGTEDEKDEAEDEKPSDKKISSKKTEEKSSGTKGKDKQASAKRSKKSGEKTSKRVAKSTSSPAKKQKVDHEESSKGKSKKQSTKTQAKGTKEKGKAIKKGKAEPTREEMLEVVSKMLQEVDFNTATLSDILKKLSKHFGVDLSHRKPEVKAVITDAISAMTDEEDEEEENSEAGSDGEKEEEKKAEAESDKEEEEEKDEEEEKAEAESDKEKEEEEKAEAESDKEKEEEKDEEEKAEAESDKEKEEEKPKD; this is translated from the exons ATGGCGACTGAAACCCTAGATGAGAAGACACTGGGAGCTGGATCTCCGGCGAAGGAGGAATTAGGTGTTGGCGACGCCTCGAAGGTGGAGGAAGTAGCGGATCCCCCAAGAAACGACGACGCGGAGAAGAAGGAAGAGGCTGAATCGAAAGAAGGTGAATTGGAAGATAAAGAGGATGTaaaagatgaggaagaagaaggagaaggaagtGGAAGCAAGAAGGAGGCGGTGACTCCGAGTAGCGATAGGCCAACGAGGGAGAGAAAGCAAGTTGAGCGTTTCTCCTCGTCTGGTCCTGTGCGGGTTACACCGAGCAAGTCCGTTTCAATTGAAAAG GGTCGTGGAACACCGCTCAAGGAAATTCCAAATG TTGCTCATAACCTATCTAAGAGAAAAGCTGACGACAACCTGATGCTGCTACACACCATTCTGTATGGGAAGAAAGCAAAG GCACAGATGGTTAAGAAAAACATTGGTCAGTTTTCTGGCTTTGCATGGTCAGAGAAAGAG GAGGAGAAGCAAAGAGCACGACTTAAGGAGAAACTTGACAAATGCATAAAAGAAAAGTTAATCTTTTTCTGTGACGTACTTGATATACCTGTAAACCGAAGCAACATAAAGAAA GAAGAATTAGCTGTCAAAGTGCTTGAATTTTTGGAATCTCCCAAGGCAACAAGAGATGTTATACTTGCTGATCGTGAAAAG CAAGCCAAAAAGCGCAAGAGCACACAAAGGAAGGGGAAATCTGGAGAATCTTCAGAGACCCCAGCCAAG AGGAAGAGGCAAACAAAAAAGCGAGATCAGCCAGAGGCAGAAGAAGGCAAGGATGAGGGGGACTCTGATTCTGAAGGTACTAAGGATGCTAATGAAGACGATGATTCAgcacgagaagaagaagaaagtgaccATGAAAAGGCTGGAACTGAAGATGAGAAAGACGAAGCAGAAGATGAAAAGCCATCTGATAAGAAAATTTCTTCGAAAAAGACTGAAGAGAAGAGCTCAGGGACCAAAGGTAAGGACAAACAAGCTTCTGCGAAACGTTCTAAAAAATCGGGTGAAAAGACTTCCAAAAGAGTTGCCAAGTCAACTTCATCCCCAGCCAAGAAGCAAAAAGTTGATCATGAAGAGTCTTCGAAAGGGAAAAGCAAGAAGCAGTCAACTAAGACACAGGCTAAGGGAACTAAAGAGAAAG GAAAAGCCATTAAGAAAGGCAAAGCAGAGCCCACCAGAGAAGAGATGCTTGAAGTGGTGTCCAAAATGCTGCAGGAAGTAGACTTCAATACG GCGACATTATCAGATATTCTGAAGAAGCTAA GCAAGCATTTTGGTGTTGATCTCTCGCATAGAAAACCAGAGGTGAAGGCTGTTATAACAGATGCTATAAGTGCAATGACtgatgaagaagacgaagaggagGAGAACTCTGAGGCTGGAAGTGAcggagagaaggaagaagagaaaaaggctGAGGCTGAAAGTGataaagaggaggaagaagagaaagacgAGGAAGAGGAAAAAGCTGAGGCTGAAAGTGataaagagaaggaagaagaggaaaaagccGAGGCTGAAAGTGataaagagaaggaagaagagaaagacgAAGAGGAGAAAGCTGAGGCTGAAAGTGACaaagagaaggaagaggagaAGCCAAAGGATTAA
- the LOC106364123 gene encoding uncharacterized protein LOC106364123 isoform X1: MEASSSRSSESSDESASKFLSDLPSRGFLSSTVVPSNPGSLRVYVCEHDTSPPEGQLIKTNQQNILIRSLLLKKQKGESSSKGTPEDGPKKRAANKALDERSSAKRPATVSRQEGSSSRSGEKDLQSLTVEKLRALLKEKGLPTKGRKDELIARLKSAN, encoded by the exons ATGGAGGCGTCATCTTCTCGGTCATCGGAATCTTCAGACGAATCTGCTTCCAAGTTCCTTTCCGACCTTCCTTCCCGCGGTTTCTTGTCTTCAACCGTCGTCCCCTCCAATCCG GGAAGCTTGAGGGTGTACGTATGTGAGCATGACACATCTCCCCCTG AAGGACAGCTTATCAAGACAAACCAGCAAAACATACTAATCAGATCCCTCTTGTTGAAGAAGCAAAAAGGCGAATCTAGTTCTAAAGGAACTCCTGAAGATGGTCCTAAAAAGAG GGCTGCGAATAAGGCTCTGGACGAGAGGAGCTCAGCTAAAAGGCCTGCTACTGTATCTAGACAAG AAGGATCAAGCAGTCGTTCAGGAGAGAAAGACTTGCAGTCTTTGACTGTGGAGAAGCTCCGTGCCCTTCTCAAGGAGAAAGGTCTTCCAACAAAAGGAAGAAAG GATGAGCTCATTGCACGTCTGAAGAGTGCCAACTGA
- the LOC106366197 gene encoding mediator of RNA polymerase II transcription subunit 30 — translation MTTQELAMEGKKHLEETIESAFQIISAMNDELCNPSLWSTPATASSNGTAIVTGDAAAIDGAPHHSESGCGGCGNSALDEASVRYKNSVTSLRAVLVAIPNSKKAKASVMENGLETPESVEEIEKLEEQALSLRQEIAKKNVHVKELIDKFRELIADISTWQSPCSV, via the exons ATGACGACGCAGGAGCTGGCGATGGAAGGGAAGAAGCATTTGGAAGAAACTATCGAGTCTGCTTTTCAGATCATTTCCGCTATGAATGATGAGCTTTGCAATCCTTCTTTGTGGTCTACACCAGCCACCGCGAGTTCTAACGGGACGGCTATCGTTACCGGCGACGCGGCTGCGATTGACGGAGCACCGCATCATTCGGAGTCTGGTTGTGGAGGATGTGGGAATAGTGCTCTGGATGAAGCTAGTGTTCGGTATAAGAACTCCGTGACTTCTCTTCGTGCTGTTCTTGTTGCGATTCCGAATTCGAAGAAG GCAAAAGCATCTGTTATGGAAAACGGTTTAGAAACTCCTGAAAGTGTAGAAGAAATCGAAAAGTTAGAGGAGCAAGCCTTAAGTCTCAGACAG GAGATTGCAAAGAAGAATGTTCATGTAAAAGAACTTATCGACAAGTTTCGAGAACTTATAGCAGATATCTCCACATGGCAAAGCCCTTGTTctgtttga
- the LOC106364122 gene encoding cytochrome P450 94B1: protein MEILIASFFLFLILGIILIFSFSTKALKKQQTKSSYKPTSYPLIGSILSFNKNRHRLLQWYTDLLRLSPSQTITIDLLFNRRTIVTGNPENVEHILKTNFCNFPKGKPFTDLLGDLLGGGIFNSDGQLWSSQRKLASHEFTMRSLREFTFEILREEVENRLVPVLSSAADYDGGRTVDLQEILKRFAFDVVCKVSLGWDPDCLDLTRPVPALVEAFDVAAAISARRATEPVHAVWKLKRLLNVGSERRLREAIKTVHMSVSEIIRAKKKSLDISGDLSDKQDLLSRFLAAGHGEEAVRDSVISFIMAGRDTTSAAMTWLFWLLSENGDVEDKILEEVRNKGSLGLGFEDLKEMSYTKACLCEAMRLYPPVAWDSKHAANDDVLPDGTRVRKGDKVTYFPYGMGRMEKVWGQDWDEYKPNRWFEEEPSTKPFLKSVSSFKFPVFQAGPRVCIGKEMAFTQMKYVVGSVLSRFEIIPVTKNRPVFVPLLTAHMAGGLKVKIKRREH from the coding sequence ATGGAAATTCTAATTGCATctttctttctatttctaatatTAGGAATTATCCTAATCTTCTCATTTTCAACAAAAGCCCTAAAGAAACAACAAACCAAATCCTCCTACAAGCCGACTTCGTATCCACTCATTGGCTCTATCCTCTCCTTCAACAAGAACCGCCACCGTCTCCTCCAATGGTACACCGATCTCCTCCGTCTCTCTCCCTCTCAAACCATCACCATCGACCTCCTCTTCAACCGCCGCACCATTGTAACGGGTAACCCCGAAAACGTCGAGCACATTctcaaaacaaacttttgtAACTTCCCTAAAGGCAAACCTTTCACCGACCTCCTCGGAGACCTACTCGGCGGTGGAATCTTTAACTCTGACGGCCAGTTATGGAGCTCGCAGCGTAAACTCGCTAGCCACGAGTTTACAATGCGTTCACTTAGAGAGTTTACTTTCGAGATCCTCCGTGAAGAAGTCGAAAACCGCCTCGTCCCGGTTCTTTCCTCCGCCGCGGACTACGACGGAGGAAGGACGGTGGATCTTCAGGAGATTCTAAAACGTTTTGCTTTCGATGTGGTTTGTAAAGTTTCTTTGGGTTGGGATCCGGATTGCTTGGACTTAACCCGACCTGTTCCAGCTTTGGTCGAAGCATTTGACGTAGCGGCGGCGATTAGTGCTCGCCGCGCGACGGAGCCGGTCCACGCCGTGTGGAAGTTAAAGCGTTTGTTGAACGTGGGGAGCGAAAGGAGGCTTAGAGAAGCGATCAAGACCGTACACATGTCCGTGTCTGAGATCATACGTGCCAAGAAGAAGAGTCTTGATATCAGTGGTGACTTGTCAGACAAGCAAGACCTCTTGTCTAGGTTTCTCGCCGCCGGCCACGGCGAAGAAGCCGTGAGAGACTCGGTGATCAGCTTTATCATGGCGGGAAGGGATACAACGTCGGCGGCGATGACGTGGCTGTTCTGGTTGTTGAGTGAAAACGGTGACGTGGAGGACAAGATTCTCGAAGAAGTGAGGAACAAGGGAtctttagggttagggtttgagGATTTGAAAGAGATGAGTTACACGAAAGCTTGTCTCTGCGAAGCAATGAGGCTTTACCCACCAGTGGCGTGGGACTCAAAGCATGCAGCAAACGATGACGTTTTACCAGACGGAACACGTGTTAGAAAAGGCGACAAAGTTACTTATTTCCCTTACGGTATGGGAAGGATGGAGAAAGTGTGGGGTCAAGACTGGGACGagtataaaccgaaccgatggTTTGAGGAAGAACCAAGTActaaaccgtttttgaaaagtGTGAGCTCGTTCAAGTTTCCTGTTTTCCAAGCTGGACCAAGGGTTTGTATAGGGAAAGAAATGGCGTTTACGCAGATGAAATACGTGGTTGGTTCGGTTTTGAGTCGGTTTGAGATTATACCGGTTACCAAGAATCGGCCGGTATTTGTTCCTCTCCTTACGGCTCACATGGCTGGTGGGTTAAAGGTGAAGATCAAGAGGAGAGAGCATTAG